One genomic region from Vannielia litorea encodes:
- a CDS encoding substrate-binding domain-containing protein gives MKKLLKTTTAAAGLTMALTGMAAAEYTIGISNTVQGNGWREEMVCAMKAQALVSGKVDSLNIAHRNTDAAGQSEDIRNLIEAGVDAIVVNPANPDGIADAVQEATDKGIVVVAVDQGVNADAAYVLSNNQEEYAYLGAKWLFETIGGSGSVVYMRGAAGAAADDDRDRGFKRALEEFPDVSVAQEVFTGWQQDKGKQQILDYIATGIPFDGIWTSGIDNVIVDALVESDVDLVPVVGADNAGFVGQLATVEGLTGAAVTNPGSIGGAGVTLALQILEGQTPEERVVLVDPALWANNDDKGKEMIAGAQNPDLDPEWPVSVQIEGWTDYSMEEIIACKGPGE, from the coding sequence ATGAAGAAACTTCTGAAAACCACCACCGCCGCTGCGGGCCTGACCATGGCGCTCACCGGCATGGCCGCTGCCGAGTACACCATCGGCATCTCCAACACCGTTCAGGGCAATGGCTGGCGCGAAGAGATGGTCTGCGCGATGAAGGCTCAGGCCCTCGTCTCGGGCAAGGTCGACAGCCTCAACATCGCCCACCGCAACACCGACGCCGCCGGCCAGTCCGAAGACATCCGCAACCTGATCGAGGCGGGCGTCGATGCCATCGTCGTCAACCCCGCCAACCCCGACGGCATCGCCGACGCGGTACAGGAGGCGACCGACAAAGGCATCGTCGTCGTGGCCGTCGACCAAGGCGTCAACGCCGATGCCGCCTACGTGCTCTCCAACAACCAGGAAGAATACGCCTACCTCGGCGCCAAGTGGCTGTTCGAAACCATCGGCGGCTCCGGCTCGGTGGTCTACATGCGCGGCGCAGCCGGCGCTGCGGCCGATGACGACCGCGACCGCGGCTTCAAGCGTGCGCTCGAGGAGTTCCCTGATGTGTCGGTGGCGCAAGAGGTCTTCACCGGCTGGCAGCAGGACAAGGGCAAACAGCAGATCCTCGACTACATCGCCACCGGCATCCCCTTCGACGGCATCTGGACCTCCGGCATCGACAACGTGATCGTCGACGCTCTGGTCGAGAGCGATGTTGATCTGGTGCCCGTGGTCGGGGCCGACAACGCCGGTTTCGTCGGCCAGCTCGCCACCGTCGAGGGCCTCACCGGCGCCGCCGTCACCAACCCCGGCTCCATCGGCGGCGCGGGCGTCACGCTGGCGCTCCAGATCCTTGAAGGCCAGACCCCGGAAGAGCGCGTTGTGCTCGTCGACCCGGCGCTCTGGGCCAACAACGACGACAAGGGCAAGGAGATGATCGCAGGCGCCCAGAACCCCGATCTGGACCCTGAGTGGCCCGTCTCGGTGCAGATCGAGGGCTGGACCGATTACTCGATGGAAGAGATCATCGCCTGCAAAGGCCCGGGCGAATAA
- a CDS encoding Gfo/Idh/MocA family protein, protein MKIAGISFDHMHMGDLLRMVHDHPEAEICALYDPDPSRMQPAAQTFGIPNDRLFTDLDAALATAPHLAILCSSTASHAEMAERIAPTGTNLFVEKPFAASAPDARRMIAAMEAGGGRMAINWPLRWAESHVTAKEIIDAGTIGELLEVRSYGGNRGPLFHLADKVEVTPEEVERQKPGSWWYKKASGGGSLLDYLGYGATLGTWYMNGAAPLEVTCVIDETPGIEVDQHSITICRYAKGLSKMETRWGTFTDPWITQPQPKCGFTFIGTDGTLTSHDYADHVTLQTRARPEIHAVPVTPLPAGETNPIEYVLSRLKSGAPIDGPLDPALCLTAQRIIDTAAQSAAEKRTLPLLP, encoded by the coding sequence ATGAAGATCGCCGGCATCTCCTTCGACCACATGCACATGGGCGACCTGCTGCGCATGGTCCATGACCACCCCGAGGCCGAGATCTGCGCCCTCTACGACCCCGACCCTTCGCGGATGCAGCCCGCTGCACAAACCTTCGGTATCCCCAATGATCGCCTCTTCACCGATCTCGACGCCGCCCTCGCCACCGCGCCCCACCTCGCCATCCTCTGCTCCTCCACCGCGAGTCACGCCGAGATGGCGGAGCGCATCGCCCCCACCGGCACCAACCTCTTCGTCGAAAAGCCCTTCGCCGCCTCCGCGCCAGACGCCCGCAGGATGATCGCCGCGATGGAGGCAGGCGGCGGCCGCATGGCGATCAACTGGCCGCTGCGCTGGGCCGAAAGCCACGTGACCGCCAAAGAGATCATCGACGCCGGCACCATCGGCGAGTTGCTCGAGGTCCGCAGCTACGGCGGCAACCGCGGCCCGCTCTTCCATCTCGCCGACAAGGTCGAAGTCACCCCCGAGGAGGTCGAGCGCCAGAAGCCCGGCTCTTGGTGGTACAAGAAGGCCTCCGGCGGCGGCTCCCTGCTCGACTACCTCGGCTACGGCGCCACCCTCGGCACATGGTACATGAACGGCGCCGCCCCGCTCGAAGTCACCTGCGTCATCGACGAAACCCCCGGCATCGAGGTCGACCAGCACTCCATCACCATCTGCCGCTACGCCAAGGGCCTTTCAAAGATGGAAACCCGCTGGGGCACCTTCACCGATCCGTGGATCACCCAGCCCCAGCCAAAGTGCGGCTTCACCTTCATCGGCACCGACGGCACGCTCACCAGCCACGACTACGCCGACCACGTCACCCTGCAAACCCGCGCCCGCCCAGAGATCCACGCGGTCCCCGTCACGCCCCTCCCAGCAGGCGAGACCAATCCCATCGAATACGTCCTCTCCCGCCTCAAGTCCGGCGCCCCCATCGACGGCCCGCTCGACCCGGCCCTTTGCCTCACCGCACAACGCATTATCGACACCGCAGCACAATCGGCGGCCGAAAAGCGCACACTGCCGCTGCTGCCATGA
- a CDS encoding SDR family NAD(P)-dependent oxidoreductase, translating into MALKTGDNGQHARAGFDFTGTHVLVIGASRAGIGAAIARAFAEAGAEVAITGVEPAADPADAHFPYTRLDVTDMQAVEALSAATPHLDVLVNCAAITARGEEMAPEFFSKVVDINLTGSMRCALAFRPQLAASRGSVINIASMYAGFGSPKNPAYGASKAAVQQLTKSLAIAWAPDCIRVNAVAPGFIVTAQSARSREDATHVANVNARTPLGRWGEPEDIAGPVLFLASEAAKFMTGACIPVDGGYSVV; encoded by the coding sequence TTGGCACTGAAGACAGGGGACAACGGGCAGCACGCCCGCGCGGGTTTCGATTTCACCGGCACGCATGTGCTGGTGATCGGCGCCAGCCGTGCCGGCATCGGTGCCGCCATCGCCCGCGCCTTCGCCGAGGCAGGGGCCGAGGTTGCCATTACCGGGGTCGAACCGGCCGCCGACCCGGCAGACGCCCACTTCCCCTACACCCGGCTCGACGTAACCGACATGCAGGCGGTTGAAGCCCTCTCCGCCGCCACACCGCACCTCGATGTGCTGGTCAACTGCGCCGCCATCACCGCCCGGGGCGAAGAGATGGCGCCCGAGTTCTTCTCAAAGGTCGTCGACATCAACCTCACCGGCTCAATGCGCTGCGCCCTCGCCTTCCGACCCCAGCTGGCCGCCAGCAGAGGCAGCGTCATCAACATCGCCTCGATGTATGCCGGTTTCGGCAGCCCCAAGAACCCTGCCTACGGCGCCTCCAAGGCCGCCGTGCAGCAACTTACCAAGTCGCTCGCCATCGCTTGGGCGCCCGATTGCATCCGGGTCAACGCCGTCGCTCCGGGCTTCATCGTCACCGCCCAATCCGCGCGCAGCCGCGAGGATGCCACCCACGTCGCCAACGTGAACGCCCGCACGCCGCTGGGCCGTTGGGGCGAGCCCGAAGATATCGCCGGCCCGGTGCTGTTTCTGGCCTCCGAGGCGGCAAAATTCATGACGGGCGCATGCATTCCGGTTGACGGAGGGTATTCGGTTGTCTGA
- a CDS encoding ABC transporter permease — translation MKALRKHAWITGLAVILALLFVATKLIQPGFGASGIESLARAALPFAFATVAQAVVVIAGGIDLSIASIMAVCSVTAAVLMEGASGPAALGVVFLVLAMGAAMGALNGFLITITRVPDIVVTLAMLFVYEGVALLILNAPGGRAADWLRGLIIGGLPIPGLTGVPRSLIFLLVLVALVWLPIRRSRTGLSLYAVGSDALAAFRSGVSVGRTRIVAYGIAGLFAAMGGLTLTLSTGIGEPIPGPYLLASVAAVVLGGVVLGGGKGGLLGPLIAVFILRLVRMDLTLLSVDPNVSAIIEGTIMVVVVMIGGLLAAKGKL, via the coding sequence ATGAAGGCCCTTCGCAAACACGCCTGGATCACCGGCCTCGCTGTCATCCTCGCCCTGCTCTTCGTAGCGACCAAGCTGATCCAGCCCGGCTTCGGCGCGTCTGGCATCGAAAGCCTCGCCCGCGCCGCCCTGCCCTTTGCCTTCGCCACCGTGGCGCAGGCCGTGGTGGTGATCGCGGGCGGCATCGACCTTTCCATCGCCTCGATCATGGCCGTCTGCTCCGTCACCGCCGCCGTGCTGATGGAGGGCGCCTCCGGCCCCGCCGCGCTCGGCGTGGTCTTCCTCGTCCTCGCCATGGGCGCCGCCATGGGCGCGCTCAACGGCTTCCTCATCACCATCACCCGCGTGCCCGATATCGTGGTCACGTTGGCCATGCTCTTCGTCTACGAGGGCGTGGCGCTGCTGATCCTCAACGCCCCTGGCGGGCGGGCAGCAGACTGGCTCCGCGGCCTCATCATCGGCGGCCTGCCGATCCCCGGCCTCACAGGCGTGCCGCGCTCGCTGATCTTCCTCCTCGTTCTGGTCGCCCTCGTCTGGCTCCCGATCCGCCGCTCCCGCACCGGCCTCTCGCTCTATGCCGTGGGGTCCGACGCGCTCGCGGCCTTCCGCTCCGGCGTCAGCGTGGGTCGCACCCGGATCGTCGCCTATGGCATCGCCGGGCTCTTCGCGGCCATGGGCGGTCTCACGCTCACCCTCTCCACCGGGATCGGCGAGCCGATCCCCGGCCCCTACCTGCTGGCCTCGGTCGCCGCCGTGGTGCTTGGCGGCGTGGTCCTCGGCGGCGGCAAGGGCGGCCTCCTCGGCCCGCTCATCGCCGTCTTCATCCTGCGGCTGGTGCGGATGGACCTCACCCTGCTCTCGGTCGACCCCAACGTCTCTGCCATCATCGAGGGCACCATCATGGTCGTCGTCGTCATGATCGGCGGGCTGCTCGCGGCGAAAGGAAAGCTTTGA
- a CDS encoding ABC transporter permease: protein MTRAKALLRDYPIIPLLILLALLVGTLEIMRPGIVGERWIANTVKFAIPLAMLAACQTLTMLTGGIDLSAAIVATISSFVMATLVPFYGATGAILLSLLPAIAIGLLNGIGVGLFRVHPLIITLGTGLIGTGCLQVYQSTVIATGSEVPEALAWLGTGRTWGFPNALVLFLPFAALILYAQRRTGFGRLLFAMGDNEGAARLAGVRGWQVHLALYALSGLIAGIAGLLYVGLIKAPSLSLAVPLMLPSVAAAVIGGTSIFGGRGGYAGTIVGALILTVLGTMLTLLQMPEGVRRILFGGIILGVAAIHLRLTDTR, encoded by the coding sequence ATGACCCGCGCCAAGGCCCTCCTCCGCGACTACCCGATCATCCCGCTGCTGATCCTTCTCGCCCTGCTCGTCGGCACGCTCGAAATCATGCGCCCCGGCATCGTCGGCGAACGCTGGATCGCCAACACCGTCAAGTTCGCCATCCCGCTGGCCATGCTCGCCGCCTGCCAGACCCTGACCATGCTGACGGGGGGCATCGACCTTTCCGCCGCCATCGTCGCCACCATCTCCAGCTTCGTCATGGCGACGCTGGTGCCCTTCTACGGCGCCACCGGGGCGATCTTGCTGTCGCTCCTGCCCGCCATCGCCATCGGCCTGCTGAACGGCATCGGCGTGGGCCTCTTCCGCGTCCATCCGCTGATCATCACCCTTGGCACCGGCCTCATCGGCACCGGCTGCCTGCAGGTTTACCAGAGCACCGTCATCGCCACCGGCTCCGAAGTGCCTGAGGCCCTGGCATGGCTCGGCACCGGCCGCACATGGGGCTTCCCCAACGCGCTGGTGCTCTTCCTCCCCTTCGCCGCCCTCATCCTCTACGCGCAGCGCCGCACCGGCTTTGGCCGCCTGCTCTTCGCCATGGGTGACAACGAGGGCGCGGCGCGGCTCGCAGGCGTGCGCGGATGGCAGGTCCACCTCGCGCTCTATGCCCTCTCCGGCCTCATCGCAGGCATCGCGGGCCTGCTCTACGTCGGTCTCATCAAGGCCCCCTCCCTCTCCCTCGCCGTGCCGCTGATGCTGCCCTCCGTGGCCGCTGCGGTGATCGGCGGCACCTCCATCTTCGGCGGGCGCGGCGGCTACGCGGGCACCATCGTCGGTGCGCTCATCCTCACCGTCCTCGGCACCATGCTGACCCTGCTGCAAATGCCCGAGGGCGTGCGCCGCATCCTTTTCGGCGGCATCATCCTTGGCGTTGCCGCAATCCACCTGAGGCTCACCGACACGAGGTAA
- a CDS encoding sugar phosphate isomerase/epimerase family protein: MKLGILTAPFETTPLMEVAKWAADVDMGVLEVACWPASGGEARRYAGTSHIDCNGLSEGQAQEITGGLAELGVSISGLGYYPNPLHADAAHREEVLTHLKHVITAAATLSVPVVNTFIGGDKSLNVDENWKRAQQIFSPIVGHAEDAGVKLCFENCPMIFSYDEWPGGHNIAHSPKIWRRIFEEWGDAVGMNFDPSHLVWQFIDQARFIKEFGPRMAHVHAKDVMIDRDGLYENGTMSVGMGWQVPRMPGLGDVDWPGFFSGLYRAGYDGPVIIEHEDKVFEKDDDAVKRGFVLAREVLSPYIK; encoded by the coding sequence ATGAAACTCGGCATTCTCACCGCACCCTTCGAGACCACCCCGCTGATGGAGGTGGCCAAATGGGCCGCCGATGTCGATATGGGCGTGCTCGAAGTCGCCTGCTGGCCCGCCTCCGGCGGCGAGGCCCGGCGCTACGCGGGCACCAGCCACATCGATTGCAACGGCCTCTCCGAAGGGCAGGCGCAGGAGATTACCGGTGGCCTAGCAGAGCTCGGCGTCAGCATCAGCGGCCTTGGCTATTACCCCAACCCGCTCCACGCCGATGCCGCCCACCGCGAAGAGGTGCTCACCCATCTCAAGCATGTGATCACAGCCGCCGCCACGCTCTCCGTCCCGGTGGTGAATACCTTCATTGGTGGCGACAAGTCACTGAATGTAGACGAAAACTGGAAGCGCGCGCAGCAGATCTTCTCACCCATCGTCGGCCATGCCGAGGATGCGGGCGTCAAGCTCTGCTTCGAGAACTGCCCGATGATCTTCAGCTATGATGAATGGCCCGGCGGCCATAACATCGCCCACAGCCCCAAGATCTGGCGCCGGATTTTCGAGGAGTGGGGCGATGCCGTGGGCATGAACTTCGATCCCTCGCACCTTGTCTGGCAGTTCATCGATCAGGCCCGCTTCATCAAGGAGTTCGGCCCCCGCATGGCCCATGTCCACGCCAAAGACGTGATGATCGACCGTGACGGGCTCTACGAGAACGGCACCATGAGCGTGGGCATGGGCTGGCAGGTGCCGCGCATGCCGGGGCTGGGTGATGTGGATTGGCCGGGATTCTTCTCCGGCCTCTACCGCGCGGGCTACGACGGGCCGGTGATCATCGAGCACGAGGACAAGGTCTTCGAAAAGGACGACGACGCCGTGAAACGCGGCTTCGTGCTCGCCCGCGAGGTGCTGAGCCCGTACATCAAGTAA
- a CDS encoding Gfo/Idh/MocA family protein translates to MSEPDADSYALKSAQMAEVPAPDLPYQPPTPRKPPPIALIGAGGIAGAHLDAYRTAGWPVVAIANRSLPRAQSRAAEFFPEARTTTDVQRILDDPTIKVLDITPHPANRLPLIEAALKAGKHVLSQKPFTENLDDAERLIALARANDVHLAVNHNGRWAPHLAWMREAVLSGQIGTLTSAHVQIAWDHSWIEGTPFEQIPDLVLYDFAIHWFDFLTTLAPGRLQSVTATSARAAGQTVKTPLLSQALVTLKGGQASFTFDGATAHGPRDTTLLTGTEGTLHSTGPGLGRQSVTLTTAAGRATPSLTGTWFNDGFRGAMGELLCAIEQNRPPANAAETTLPTLALTFAACASARQNRPVEIGTIRALPKH, encoded by the coding sequence ATGAGCGAACCGGACGCCGACAGCTACGCCCTGAAATCCGCCCAAATGGCGGAAGTCCCCGCCCCCGACCTCCCCTACCAGCCACCCACACCGCGCAAACCGCCCCCCATCGCCCTCATCGGCGCAGGCGGAATCGCGGGCGCTCATCTCGACGCCTACCGCACCGCAGGCTGGCCCGTCGTTGCCATCGCCAACCGCAGCCTCCCCCGCGCCCAATCCCGCGCGGCGGAATTCTTCCCCGAGGCCCGCACCACCACCGATGTCCAAAGAATCCTCGACGACCCCACGATCAAGGTGCTCGACATCACCCCCCACCCCGCAAACCGCCTCCCCCTGATCGAGGCCGCCCTCAAAGCTGGCAAACACGTCCTCTCGCAGAAACCCTTCACCGAAAATCTGGACGATGCCGAGCGCCTCATCGCCTTGGCTCGCGCTAACGACGTCCACCTCGCCGTCAACCACAACGGCCGCTGGGCGCCCCACCTCGCCTGGATGCGCGAGGCCGTCCTCTCTGGCCAGATCGGCACCCTCACCTCTGCCCATGTGCAGATCGCGTGGGATCATTCATGGATCGAAGGCACCCCTTTCGAGCAAATCCCCGACCTGGTCCTCTACGACTTCGCCATCCACTGGTTCGACTTCCTCACCACCCTCGCACCGGGCCGCCTGCAGAGCGTCACCGCCACCTCCGCCCGCGCCGCCGGGCAAACCGTCAAAACCCCGCTCCTCTCCCAAGCCCTCGTCACGCTCAAAGGCGGCCAGGCCTCCTTCACCTTCGACGGTGCCACCGCCCACGGCCCGCGCGACACCACCCTCCTCACTGGCACCGAGGGCACCCTGCACTCCACCGGCCCCGGCCTCGGCCGACAATCTGTCACCCTCACCACCGCCGCAGGCCGCGCCACCCCATCCCTCACCGGCACATGGTTCAACGACGGCTTCCGCGGCGCGATGGGCGAACTCCTCTGCGCCATCGAGCAAAACCGCCCGCCCGCCAACGCCGCCGAAACCACCCTCCCCACCCTCGCCCTGACCTTCGCCGCCTGCGCCTCCGCCCGCCAAAACCGCCCCGTCGAGATCGGCACCATCCGCGCCCTCCCCAAACACTAA
- a CDS encoding zinc-dependent alcohol dehydrogenase family protein, translating into MKTRVALLRQMGAARPYGESKPLEIVEAELAEPGQGEIRVKMAAAGLCHSDLSTINGDRPREMPVALGHEASGVVEAVGPGVTRFAPGDHVVLVFVPTCGQCVPCAEGRPALCEPAAVAAVNGTLLTGDKKISVDGAVVNHHIGVSAFSEHAVVHEGSAVKIDKDIPLDKAALLGCAVLTGVGAVLNAGNLKAGQSCAVVGLGGVGLAGLLGAIAAGAGQVVAVDIAADKREFALELGAHMAVDPSEEGAVEKLKAATGGGVDVAVELAGVVPALDFACKITRRGGATVTAGLPHPSKVLEVPVAALTVSDATIRGSYVGSCVPKRDIPRFARMMQQGQLPIEKLMTHKIRLDEINEGFERLAAGQAIRQVIEF; encoded by the coding sequence ATGAAAACGCGGGTGGCGCTGTTGCGCCAGATGGGGGCGGCACGGCCCTATGGCGAGAGCAAGCCGCTGGAGATCGTCGAGGCCGAACTGGCGGAGCCGGGGCAAGGCGAGATCCGGGTGAAGATGGCGGCGGCGGGGCTGTGCCATTCGGATCTCAGCACGATCAACGGCGACCGTCCGCGCGAGATGCCGGTGGCGCTCGGCCACGAGGCGAGCGGCGTGGTCGAGGCGGTGGGGCCGGGGGTGACACGCTTTGCGCCGGGGGATCACGTGGTGCTGGTTTTCGTGCCGACCTGCGGGCAATGCGTGCCGTGTGCCGAGGGGCGACCTGCGCTTTGCGAGCCTGCCGCCGTGGCGGCGGTGAACGGTACGCTGCTGACCGGCGACAAGAAAATCAGCGTCGATGGGGCAGTGGTGAACCACCACATCGGGGTGTCGGCCTTCTCCGAGCATGCGGTGGTGCATGAAGGCTCGGCGGTGAAGATCGACAAGGACATTCCGCTCGACAAGGCGGCGCTGCTGGGATGCGCAGTGCTGACCGGCGTGGGCGCGGTGCTGAACGCGGGCAACCTGAAGGCCGGGCAAAGCTGTGCGGTGGTGGGCCTTGGCGGCGTGGGGCTGGCCGGGCTGCTGGGGGCGATTGCCGCCGGGGCCGGGCAGGTGGTGGCGGTGGATATCGCCGCCGACAAGCGGGAGTTCGCGCTGGAACTCGGGGCACATATGGCCGTCGACCCCTCGGAGGAGGGCGCGGTGGAGAAGTTGAAGGCGGCCACGGGCGGCGGGGTGGATGTGGCGGTGGAGCTGGCGGGCGTGGTGCCCGCGCTCGACTTTGCCTGCAAGATCACCCGGCGCGGCGGGGCGACGGTGACGGCGGGGCTGCCGCACCCCTCCAAGGTGCTGGAGGTGCCGGTGGCGGCGCTCACGGTCTCTGACGCCACGATCCGGGGCAGCTACGTGGGCTCTTGCGTGCCCAAGCGCGACATCCCGCGCTTTGCCCGGATGATGCAGCAGGGGCAGCTGCCGATCGAAAAGCTGATGACCCACAAGATCCGGCTCGACGAGATCAATGAAGGCTTCGAGCGGCTGGCGGCGGGGCAGGCGATCCGGCAGGTGATCGAATTCTGA
- a CDS encoding sugar ABC transporter ATP-binding protein, with the protein MTNEAPLLDASGVEKRFGAVVALKAAALTIRRGEIVALMGANGAGKSTFVKILTGALRADGGHVKIRGTERTVGSPAEARKSGLVPVYQEPSLIPDLDVADNLRLGGTDPAKFTAWMAELGFERFDLTAMIRELPLATLRIIDLARALASEPDVLLLDEMTAALPTDLVEAVLKVVKQQAEAGRSVIYISHRFAEIAAVCHRAVVLRDGLTQGEVPIEDGAEERIVEMMLGEAIKPGETAAQRAAPPPQGTPRVAVKNLGATGKLSDVSFALHPGEVLGVVALEGQGQDELFEVLAGARRPDRGSIEVEGTPRRFTHPADAIAAGLSFVPGNRADALAMQQSVRDNLALPFSARARAWGPINMRREGEVVANSIDRLQIDTRAQGEVGRLSGGNQQKVTIGRWLAHGCDTLLLFDPTRGIDVRTKRQIYPLVRELAASGASVLFYSSELEEIQMACDRCIVIFNGRVVDTMPAAEADEPRLMRAAYGLTGDAA; encoded by the coding sequence ATGACCAATGAGGCTCCGCTGCTCGATGCGAGCGGCGTAGAGAAGCGGTTCGGCGCGGTCGTGGCCCTGAAGGCCGCCGCCCTCACGATCCGCCGCGGCGAGATCGTGGCCCTGATGGGCGCGAATGGCGCGGGCAAGTCGACCTTCGTGAAAATCCTCACCGGCGCCCTCCGCGCAGACGGCGGGCATGTGAAGATCCGTGGCACCGAGCGCACGGTCGGATCCCCCGCCGAGGCCCGCAAAAGCGGCCTCGTGCCGGTCTACCAAGAGCCCTCGCTGATCCCCGATCTCGACGTGGCCGACAACCTCCGCCTCGGCGGCACCGACCCGGCCAAGTTCACCGCCTGGATGGCCGAGCTGGGCTTCGAGCGCTTTGACCTCACCGCCATGATCCGCGAGCTGCCCCTCGCCACCCTGCGCATCATCGACCTCGCCCGCGCGCTCGCCTCCGAGCCGGATGTGCTCCTGCTCGACGAGATGACAGCCGCGCTCCCCACCGATCTCGTGGAGGCGGTGCTGAAGGTGGTGAAACAGCAGGCCGAGGCGGGCCGCTCCGTCATCTACATCTCCCACCGCTTCGCCGAGATCGCCGCCGTCTGTCACCGCGCCGTGGTGCTGCGTGACGGCCTGACTCAAGGCGAGGTGCCCATCGAAGACGGCGCCGAGGAGCGCATCGTCGAGATGATGCTGGGCGAGGCGATCAAGCCCGGCGAAACCGCCGCTCAGCGCGCCGCACCTCCCCCGCAGGGCACGCCTCGCGTGGCGGTCAAGAACCTCGGCGCCACCGGCAAGCTCAGCGATGTCAGCTTCGCTCTCCACCCCGGCGAGGTGCTCGGCGTAGTTGCGCTCGAAGGTCAAGGGCAGGATGAGCTCTTCGAGGTGCTCGCAGGCGCCCGCAGGCCCGACCGGGGCAGCATCGAGGTCGAGGGCACGCCCCGCCGCTTCACTCACCCCGCCGATGCCATCGCCGCCGGCCTCTCCTTCGTGCCCGGCAACCGGGCCGATGCGCTCGCCATGCAGCAGAGCGTGCGCGACAACCTCGCGCTCCCCTTCTCCGCCCGCGCCCGCGCCTGGGGACCGATCAACATGCGCCGCGAGGGCGAGGTGGTGGCCAACTCCATCGACCGCCTCCAGATCGACACCCGCGCCCAGGGCGAAGTCGGCCGCCTCTCCGGCGGCAACCAGCAAAAAGTCACCATCGGCCGCTGGCTCGCCCACGGCTGCGACACGCTCCTGCTCTTCGACCCCACGCGCGGCATCGACGTGCGCACCAAGCGCCAGATCTACCCGCTGGTCCGCGAGCTGGCCGCCTCCGGCGCCTCGGTGCTGTTCTACTCCTCCGAACTCGAAGAAATCCAAATGGCCTGCGACCGTTGCATCGTCATCTTCAACGGCCGCGTGGTCGATACCATGCCCGCCGCAGAGGCCGACGAGCCGCGCCTCATGCGTGCCGCCTACGGGCTGACGGGAGACGCCGCATGA
- a CDS encoding Gfo/Idh/MocA family protein → MTDFSRIGVAVIGTGFIGTVHVWALRRLGVDLRGVLGSSPERGAEAAKGLGTQSFSSLEELCADASVQAVHVTSPNHLHYPQVKALIAAGKHVVCEKPLTMTAAESAELVELAAASGLTCAVCYNIRFYPLNQQAHGMVAAGDLGDLRLVTGHYVQDWLAKPTDWNWRLEGEKGGALRAVGDIGTHWADLTSFIAGEKPVEVLAELSTFIKERDKPTGPVATFSAASGATEKVTVTTEDTALILLRYPSGARGSLTVSQVSPGRKNSLRWDIAGSAASAEWNSETPDHLFIGQRDGANQILQRDAALMNATGAAAASLPGGHVEGFADTFFTLFRQVYGDIAAGGRQPGSTWASFADGHFEMEFCEAVLASAQSGAWVKIGI, encoded by the coding sequence ATGACGGATTTCTCGCGCATCGGCGTGGCGGTGATCGGCACCGGCTTTATCGGAACTGTCCATGTCTGGGCGCTGCGGCGGCTCGGGGTGGATCTGCGCGGCGTGCTCGGCTCCTCGCCCGAACGCGGCGCTGAAGCGGCCAAGGGCTTGGGCACACAGAGCTTTTCCTCGCTCGAGGAGCTGTGCGCCGATGCTTCTGTGCAGGCCGTCCACGTCACCTCGCCCAACCACCTGCACTACCCGCAGGTGAAGGCGCTCATCGCCGCCGGCAAGCACGTGGTCTGCGAAAAGCCCCTGACGATGACAGCCGCCGAATCCGCCGAACTGGTCGAGCTCGCCGCCGCCTCCGGCCTCACCTGCGCCGTCTGCTATAACATCCGCTTCTACCCGCTCAACCAGCAGGCCCACGGCATGGTCGCGGCGGGCGATCTGGGAGATCTGCGGCTCGTCACAGGCCATTACGTGCAGGACTGGCTCGCCAAGCCGACCGATTGGAACTGGCGTCTCGAGGGCGAAAAGGGCGGCGCCCTGCGCGCGGTCGGCGATATCGGCACCCATTGGGCCGACCTCACCAGCTTCATCGCGGGCGAAAAGCCGGTCGAGGTGCTGGCCGAACTCAGCACCTTCATCAAGGAGCGTGACAAGCCTACCGGCCCGGTCGCAACCTTCAGCGCCGCCTCCGGGGCGACCGAGAAGGTCACCGTAACAACGGAAGATACCGCGCTGATATTGCTGCGCTATCCCTCCGGCGCGCGCGGCTCCCTCACGGTCAGCCAGGTCTCTCCCGGCCGCAAGAACTCCCTGCGCTGGGATATCGCCGGGAGCGCCGCCAGTGCCGAATGGAACTCGGAAACCCCCGATCACCTCTTCATCGGCCAACGCGACGGCGCCAACCAGATCCTGCAACGCGATGCCGCCCTGATGAACGCCACGGGCGCTGCCGCTGCTAGCCTGCCCGGCGGCCATGTGGAGGGCTTTGCCGACACCTTCTTTACCCTCTTCCGGCAAGTCTATGGTGACATCGCCGCCGGGGGCCGCCAGCCCGGATCGACATGGGCCAGCTTTGCCGACGGGCATTTCGAGATGGAATTCTGCGAGGCCGTCCTCGCCAGCGCCCAGAGCGGCGCATGGGTGAAGATCGGTATCTAA